The following nucleotide sequence is from Mucilaginibacter sp. cycad4.
ACCATTTGGGGCGGCCAGGCTTATGACAGCCCAAGGCAAACGCTCAATAACCTGGCCACATCAGGGATAGTTGCCGATAATAATACAACCTATAATTCATGGAAAAAGCAGGGGGATATTACCAATATACCTTATATGGGGCGTAAAAATTCTGTCGCGAACTTTCCGGGAACGCAAAGCCGTTTCATTGAAAATACTTCGTTCATACGGCTCAGTTATGCCAAATTCACTTATAACCTGCCTGCAAATATAGCCTCGCGCATTAAAATGAAAAATGTAGGGGCCTATGTGTATGGTGCAAACCTGCTTACCTGGACCAACTACACCTGGTATGATCCTGAATTTTCGTCGAGCTCGGCCTTAACGCCGGGTAATGACAATGGCCGCTATCCGCGTAGGCGCGAAATTGGTTTTGGATTAAATGTTAATTTCTAAATGAATTTGATCATGAAAAAAATAATCATTACTTTTTTAATGTTCTCTGTTTCGCTGTTCAGCTGTAAAAAACTGTTGGATCAGCCACCCCAAAGTCAGCTGGCGGCCAGTAAATTCTGGAAAACAGCTGATGATGCCAGGGCCGGTATTGCCGGCATATATGATGGCATTCAGGATATGTTTACCAGCCAGTATATTTATTGGGGCGATGGCCGCAGCGATAACTTAAGTTATCACCCTACCTATAACGATGCTTTGCCCCTGGCTTTGAATGTTTTAACTCCTACTACTAACGGTGCCGACTGGACACTGATATATGCAACTATTAGCCGCGCTAATTTTGCTATAAAATATATCCCTACTATTGAAGGTATTGACCCAACTGTATCAAAGGACCTACAGGCACAGGCCCTGGGAATCAGGGCTTACTGTTATTTTTGGCTGATAAGGCTTTGGGGAAACGTACCTGTATGGACGGAGCCTTATGAGGACCTGAGTACCGACCCATACAAAGCTGTAACACCGGCGTCCGATATTGTAAAAAACGTCATCTTGCCCGATCTGCTGAAAGCTTATGACCTGTCAGACCATACAACATCTGTAGTATGGAATTTAAACTCGGGAGGTATTGCCGCTATGCTAATGGATGTTTATATGTACAACCATGATTATACCAATGCTTTATTATGGTGTGATAATTTGTTTAAATTAAACCGGTACAGCCTGGAAAGTACAGTCAACTGGAAAAACAACTTTATAGCCCCAACAAATACTAAAGAGTGTATCTGGAGCCTGAACTGGGATTTTACAGTTGATGGGGGTAATAAAACATCGCAGGAAATTGGTGCCGGCGATACCAACAGCGACTATTCCGTTGATCCTGCATTATGGACATACTTTACCACAACCCCCACTGACATCAGGGGCGCATTAAGTGTTGATTTTAAAGTGAATAACCACGATAAAATATGGAAATACTATGCGGCTAACCTGGATAAGAATGGCAACCAGATCTATCCCAACTCGCCCCAGGCCAACCTCCTTTTTCCATTGTACCGCCTTGCAGATATTTACCTGTTAAGGGCCGAGGCTTTGAACAGGACAGGAGATTTAACCAATGCGCTGCTTTATTTAAACATGGTACATACCCGGGCCGGCTTACCCGCCTACCAGGCAAGTGATTTTGCCGATGCCGATGCCATGCTTTACGGCAGCCCGGTTAATGCCAACGGAATCTTACGCGAAAGGCAGCTGGAACTTTTCTGCGAAGCTAAACGCTGGTTCGAT
It contains:
- a CDS encoding RagB/SusD family nutrient uptake outer membrane protein, producing MKKIIITFLMFSVSLFSCKKLLDQPPQSQLAASKFWKTADDARAGIAGIYDGIQDMFTSQYIYWGDGRSDNLSYHPTYNDALPLALNVLTPTTNGADWTLIYATISRANFAIKYIPTIEGIDPTVSKDLQAQALGIRAYCYFWLIRLWGNVPVWTEPYEDLSTDPYKAVTPASDIVKNVILPDLLKAYDLSDHTTSVVWNLNSGGIAAMLMDVYMYNHDYTNALLWCDNLFKLNRYSLESTVNWKNNFIAPTNTKECIWSLNWDFTVDGGNKTSQEIGAGDTNSDYSVDPALWTYFTTTPTDIRGALSVDFKVNNHDKIWKYYAANLDKNGNQIYPNSPQANLLFPLYRLADIYLLRAEALNRTGDLTNALLYLNMVHTRAGLPAYQASDFADADAMLYGSPVNANGILRERQLELFCEAKRWFDLQRNNIIISIMDPVIRIRQVSKGFPSTGFGDPRKIFWPIDQDVLNANTKLTQNPPY